The following proteins come from a genomic window of Gottfriedia acidiceleris:
- a CDS encoding aspartate kinase, whose product MGIIVQKFGGTSVGSIERIQHVAETVTKSYKEGNQVVTVVSAMGHHTDELVSLAAQISPQNSKRELDMLLTTGEQVSISLLAMAIQAKGFKAISLTGWQAGIQTESVHGNARIETIQTDRIQQLLNEGYIVIVAGFQGLSENNEITTLGRGGSDTTAVALAAALKAERCDIYTDVLGVYTTDPRVEPNASKLSHVSYDEMLELAALGAAVLHPRAVEFAKNYNLIIQVRSSQHDEIGTFIGEETQMEQQSVVRGIAFESNVTRMTLNGLNNHVDLLPKIFTLLASEGIDVDIIIQSVTSDNLVNLSFSIKSENMLEAITVLESKKEFLGYRSFDFESELAKVSIVGSGMVSNPGVAAKMFKFLAESEIPVKMVSTSEIKVSTVVPKSKLQEAVHALHKGYELDRINEEVVVEN is encoded by the coding sequence ATGGGAATTATTGTTCAGAAATTCGGTGGTACTTCAGTAGGCTCAATTGAACGAATTCAGCATGTTGCTGAAACAGTAACCAAGTCATATAAAGAAGGAAACCAAGTAGTTACAGTTGTCTCTGCGATGGGACATCATACAGACGAACTAGTTAGTTTAGCAGCTCAAATTAGTCCGCAAAACAGTAAACGTGAATTAGATATGTTACTTACTACAGGGGAACAAGTATCAATTTCGTTACTAGCCATGGCAATCCAAGCAAAAGGTTTTAAAGCTATTTCACTAACTGGTTGGCAAGCTGGAATTCAAACTGAATCTGTCCATGGAAATGCGCGTATAGAAACCATTCAAACTGATCGAATTCAACAATTACTTAATGAAGGATATATCGTAATTGTTGCTGGTTTCCAAGGGTTAAGTGAAAACAATGAAATTACGACTTTAGGCCGTGGTGGTTCAGATACAACAGCCGTTGCATTGGCAGCAGCTTTAAAGGCAGAACGTTGTGATATTTATACGGACGTATTAGGTGTTTATACTACGGATCCAAGAGTTGAACCAAATGCATCTAAATTAAGCCATGTCTCTTATGATGAAATGCTAGAGCTAGCAGCTTTAGGCGCAGCGGTTTTACATCCAAGAGCAGTAGAATTCGCAAAAAATTATAATTTAATTATTCAAGTTCGTTCAAGTCAACATGATGAAATCGGTACATTTATTGGGGAGGAAACACAAATGGAACAACAATCAGTCGTAAGAGGAATCGCATTCGAATCTAATGTAACAAGGATGACGTTAAATGGTTTAAATAACCATGTAGATTTATTACCTAAAATCTTTACTTTATTAGCAAGTGAGGGGATTGATGTTGATATTATTATCCAAAGCGTAACTTCAGATAACTTAGTAAATCTTTCATTCTCGATCAAATCTGAAAATATGTTGGAAGCAATAACGGTTCTAGAATCAAAGAAAGAATTTTTAGGTTACCGCTCATTTGATTTTGAAAGTGAACTTGCTAAAGTTTCAATTGTAGGCAGTGGAATGGTTTCAAACCCAGGTGTTGCTGCAAAAATGTTTAAATTTTTAGCTGAAAGTGAAATCCCTGTAAAAATGGTAAGTACTTCTGAAATTAAAGTATCAACTGTTGTACCAAAATCAAAATTACAAGAAGCAGTTCATGCTCTACATAAAGGGTATGAATTAGATCGTATTAATGAAGAAGTAGTAGTAGAAAACTAA